From one Anabas testudineus chromosome 18, fAnaTes1.2, whole genome shotgun sequence genomic stretch:
- the si:cabz01007807.1 gene encoding uncharacterized protein si:cabz01007807.1 isoform X3, giving the protein MMRADTEQSVGREDCGGRDPTSASVERRPSIVALQNMLKKVSQSPFQNQYKTLVSSPSDSSASSGNDSQNKQNGVNGDSATMNPFYKYYMESGTKSHAAINVERETSQDINHDTILLPPPEFQSSPLDLQPPIKTVENGDKLSEPQKDPFQTLTHSLNGDLFQTSSLDQNTSRGYFHDVTLNSPDLFKAAPAQPQNLSNTLQSNNDLFQPSKGEECFHAGRSKEVNVFDKSPSIYVDPFRSPSNKEDDVFLSPQPTVANLFLTATASEDLFQAVSNKGGELSHFKEKKQDLPSNEKNHVAMSSVENLDIFSTSSTSAIDPFPSPFRGDLFQDLSSLDDPFGTTPSKQNDPFQDISKGAFDIFQPLPSTTNGNNIFAITAKNTASKTTYSTLSLTSPSEMKMDAQPSPDVLKLTPAESRAATQTESLNGLNNIILTSPEGTKYDVLQPTPFTRARNRAMSTKHSPTEMSHVPTIRRPPKPLPRTRPPRTEEPTTLEKPLMLEKPPTPEKPPPPEKPPKPEKPPALDKPIEPEATAPKRSPKQIFRRLPKPVLSLKPKTQESKLVEPDDYVVFEDILLLGQERCVEDWPEDSPELNPGFKPPGKFKLRRESLIVKSDYDGGSGEDQDGSRSQSKKKDKKFRMSLSSRKSPKDNTTNEKKSRTLSLSHKSSKEYFSEPHVSAEDDGEQEGLDYKKRQSTKVGSLLRRSSSPFSTSEGKYANGHLPQESKSTMLDNTSGEEEEGEVTHKEKRKKKMKIKFVPQRGFAITVQKPGDELKGAHGYTPRKSSKEDMWDDNSRKKNSFSAEELDDELNPMDDCKPKTPKHRSPFPILGKSKKSYDITGESEQIRFSHHVPQQACKQDDFDEDEVTGKDFLGPGELNDSEQDELEDCKPKKSLKVKGFKKNKAKNKAMYLDYEDPPGAASIDYLSEAAKAEWLAAQRDQSAAGLDDDDEDGDTDSLMEWWYTVEQWDELPSDEEDKIMKEDECKSFTILADKVQRGLRLFNKVFTERAEVLWQSIITLNTMADDISDFHHKARIAGITGGTTTAVGGVTAIAGLALAPFTFGASLVVTAVGVGVAAAGGITSASAAISDNVNNMHDRKRVETVLQEYEDHLLAIGKILHFVNQGLYKLRGHPFLRSGTQHYSEDWEIRRAVQMISLVDSPVMRATEVTDTALSSVQGLFKGTDKYFIKDSGELKKGCKKEMVALIKEVANVLNAAVVDLNSIREELQDATGGL; this is encoded by the exons ATGATGCGGGCGGACACG GAGCAAAGTGTGGGGCGAGAGGACTGTGGAGGGAGAGATCCGACCTCTGCCTCTGTTGAAAGACGACCG AGTATTGTGGCGCTGCAAAACATGCTAAAGAAAGTTTCCCAAAGCCCTTTCCAAAATCAGTACAAG ACTCTTGTTTCATCTCCTTCGGACTCCAGTGCCTCATCTGGGAATGACTCTCAAAACAAACAG AATGGGGTCAATGGGGATTCAGCCACAATGAACCCCTTTTATAAGTATTACATG GAATCTGGCACCAAATCTCATGCAGCAATAAATGTGGAGAGGGAAACGTCACAGGACATAAACCATGATACCATCTTGCTTCCTCCACCTGAATTTCAGAGTAGTCCTCTGGACCTTCAGCCCCCAATCAAGACTGTGGAAAATGGAGACAAGCTTTCTGAACCTCAAAAGGACCCATTCCAGACATTGACTCACAGCCTTAATGGAGACCTTTTCCAGACATCATCATTGGATCAGAACACATCTAGGGGATACTTTCATGACGTGACCCTTAACTCACCTGACCTGTTTAAGGCAGCTCCAGCCCAACCACAGAACCTTTCCAACACCTTGCAGTCAAACAACGATCTATTCCAGCCTTCTAAAGGAGAAGAGTGCTTCCATGCTGGACGTTCTAAGGAGGTGAACGTCTTCGATAAATCTCCCAGTATTTATGTGGACCCATTCAGATCTCCTTCAAACAAAGAGGATGATGTGTTCCTGTCCCCACAGCCTACTGTGGCAAACCTGTTTTTGACTGCCACGGCCAGTGAAGATCTGTTTCAAGCTGTCTCAAATAAAGGTGGAGAACTGTCCCACTTCaaggaaaagaaacaagatCTCCCTAGCAATGAGAAGAACCATGTAGCCATGTCTTCTGTGGAAAATCTGGACATATTTTCAACGTCCTCCACAAGTGCTATTGATCCATTTCCAAGCCCATTCAGAGGGGATTTATTCCAAGATCTGTCCAGCTTGGATGACCCGTTTGGTACCACTCCCTCTAAGCAAAATGACCCCTTCCAGGACATATCAAAAGGGGCTTTTGACATCTTTCAACCACTTCCCTCAACTACCAACGGCAACAATATATTTGCAATTACTGCCAAAAATACAGCTTCAAAGACCACCTACTCTACACTTTCACTCACTAGTCCATCAGAAATGAAGATGGATGCACAGCCGTCGCCAGATGTCTTAAAACTGACACCAGCAGAGTCTCGTGCAGCCACTCAAACAGAGTCTTTAAATGGGCTGAATAATATTATTCTGACAAGTCCTGAAGGAACGAAATACGATGTTCTACAGCCAACTCCTTTCACCCGGGCCAGGAATCGAGCCATGTCAACCAAGCACTCACCAACTGAAATGTCTCAT GTGCCGACCATCAGACGTCCACCAAAGCCACTTCCTCGCACTAGACCACCAAGGACAGAAGAGCCAACCACTCTAGAAAAGCCTCTCATGCTAGAAAAGCCACCCACTCCAGAAAAGCCACCCCCTCCAGAAAAGCCACCAAAACCAGAAAAGCCACCCGCACTCGACAAACCT ATTGAACCTGAAGCAACTGCACCAAAACGTTCTCCTAAACAAATCTTCAGACGACTCCCAAAACCAGTTCTTAGCCTTAAACCAAAAACCCAG GAAAGTAAATTAGTGGAGCCTGACGACTATGTTGTCTTTGAGGACATCCTGCTTCTTGGACAG GAAAGGTGTGTGGAAGACTGGCCTGAGGACAGTCCTGAGCTTAACCCTGGCTTTAAACCA CCTGGAAAATTTAAACTGCGACGAGAGTCACTGATT GTGAAGAGCGATTATGATGGAGGAAGTGGTGAGGATCAGGACGGCTCTAGAAGCCAGAGCAAG aaaaaggacaaaaaattTAGGATGTCCCTGAGCTCCAGAAAAAGCCCAAAG GATAATACTACAAATGAGAAGAAAAGCAGGACACTATCCTTATCCCATAAATCATCAAAG gAATACTTTTCAGAGCCACACGTGTCAGCAGAAGATGATGGAGAGCAGGAAGGACTGGATTACAAA AAACGTCAGTCAACCAAAGTCGGGTCACTGCTCAGAAGATCATCCTCCCCTTTCTCAACATCGGAGGGAAAGTACGCGAATGGACATTTACCTCAAGAATCAAAG AGCACGATGTTGGACAACAccagtggagaggaggaggaaggggaagtCACACATAAAGAG aagagaaaaaagaagatgaaaatcAAGTTTGTGCCACAGAGAGGATTTGCCATCACCGTACAGAAG CCTGGTGATGAGCTGAAGGGAGCACATGGATACACACCTCGCAAAAGCTCAAAG GAGGACATGTGGGATGACAACAGTCGAAAAAAGAACAGCTTTTCAGCAGAGGAGTTGGACGACGAACTAAACCCAATGGATGACTGCAAACCG aAAACTCCCAAACACAGAAGTCCTTTCCCCATTCTAGGCAAATCTAAGAAGAGCTACGACATAACTGGAGAGAGTGAACAGATAAGATTCAGCCACCATGTCCCTCAGCAAGCATGCAAA CAGGATGACTTTGATGAGGATGAAGTTACGGGTAAAGATTTCTTGGGTCCTGGAGAACTGAATGACAGCGAACAAGATGAACTGGAAGATTGCAAACCG AAGAAGTCACTAAAGGTCAAAGgcttcaagaaaaacaaagctaag AACAAAGCCATGTATCTAGATTATGAAGACCCACCAGGAGCTGCGTCAATTGACTACCTGTCGGAGGCTGCTAAG GCAGAGTGGCTGGCTGCTCAGAGGGATCAATCTGCAGCTGGTTTAGACGACGACGATGAGGATGGG GACACTGACAGCTTGATGGAGTGGTGGTACACCGTGGAAC aaTGGGACGAGTTGCCGTCAGATGAAGAGGACAAAATCATGAAAGAAGATGAATGCAA GTCCTTCACCATCTTGGCCGACAAGGTTCAGCGTGGCCTGCGTCTGTTCAACAAAGTCTTCACCGAGCGAGCTGAGGTGCTCTGGCAGTCCATAATCACACTCAACACCATGGCTGACGACATCAGCGATTTCCACCACAAGGCCAGAATTGCTGGCATCACCGGTGGCACCACCACAGCTGTAGGCGGTGTGACGGCCATTGCGGGTTTAGCTTTGGCACCCTTCACCTTCGGGGCCTCTCTGGTAGTCACAGCTGTTGGTGTGGGTGTGGCAGCAGCTGGCGGAATCACTTCAGCCTCAGCGGCCATCTCTGACAATGTTAACAACATGCACGACCGGAAGAGG GTGGAGACAGTACTACAGGAGTATGAGGATCACCTGCTGGCCATTGGGAAGATCCTCCACTTTGTCAATCAGGGCTTGTACAAACTCCGCGGCCATCCCTTCCTGAGGTCTGGTACCCAACACTACTCGGAGGACTGGGAGATCCGCAGGGCCGTCCAGATGATCAGTTTGGTCGACTCGCCCGTGATGCGAGCGACTGAGGTAACGGACACAGCTCTGTCCTCGGTGCAAGGACTCTTCAAAGGCACTGACAAGTACTTCATCAAGGACTCTGGGGAGCTAAAGAAAGGCTGTAAGAAAGAGATGGTGGCTCTGATAAAAGAGGTGGCAAATGTGCTCAATGCGGCAGTAGTAGATCTCAACTCCATCAGAGAAGAGCTACAGGACGCTACTGGAGGACTATGA
- the si:cabz01007807.1 gene encoding uncharacterized protein si:cabz01007807.1 isoform X2 → MMRADTEQSVGREDCGGRDPTSASVERRPSIVALQNMLKKVSQSPFQNQYKTLVSSPSDSSASSGNDSQNKQNGVNGDSATMNPFYKYYMESGTKSHAAINVERETSQDINHDTILLPPPEFQSSPLDLQPPIKTVENGDKLSEPQKDPFQTLTHSLNGDLFQTSSLDQNTSRGYFHDVTLNSPDLFKAAPAQPQNLSNTLQSNNDLFQPSKGEECFHAGRSKEVNVFDKSPSIYVDPFRSPSNKEDDVFLSPQPTVANLFLTATASEDLFQAVSNKGGELSHFKEKKQDLPSNEKNHVAMSSVENLDIFSTSSTSAIDPFPSPFRGDLFQDLSSLDDPFGTTPSKQNDPFQDISKGAFDIFQPLPSTTNGNNIFAITAKNTASKTTYSTLSLTSPSEMKMDAQPSPDVLKLTPAESRAATQTESLNGLNNIILTSPEGTKYDVLQPTPFTRARNRAMSTKHSPTEMSHVPTIRRPPKPLPRTRPPRTEEPTTLEKPLMLEKPPTPEKPPPPEKPPKPEKPPALDKPIEPEATAPKRSPKQIFRRLPKPVLSLKPKTQESKLVEPDDYVVFEDILLLGQERCVEDWPEDSPELNPGFKPPGKFKLRRESLIVKSDYDGGSGEDQDGSRSQSKKKDKKFRMSLSSRKSPKDNTTNEKKSRTLSLSHKSSKEYFSEPHVSAEDDGEQEGLDYKKKRQSTKVGSLLRRSSSPFSTSEGKYANGHLPQESKSTMLDNTSGEEEEGEVTHKEKRKKKMKIKFVPQRGFAITVQKPGDELKGAHGYTPRKSSKEDMWDDNSRKKNSFSAEELDDELNPMDDCKPKTPKHRSPFPILGKSKKSYDITGESEQIRFSHHVPQQACKDDFDEDEVTGKDFLGPGELNDSEQDELEDCKPKKSLKVKGFKKNKAKNKAMYLDYEDPPGAASIDYLSEAAKAEWLAAQRDQSAAGLDDDDEDGDTDSLMEWWYTVEQWDELPSDEEDKIMKEDECKSFTILADKVQRGLRLFNKVFTERAEVLWQSIITLNTMADDISDFHHKARIAGITGGTTTAVGGVTAIAGLALAPFTFGASLVVTAVGVGVAAAGGITSASAAISDNVNNMHDRKRVETVLQEYEDHLLAIGKILHFVNQGLYKLRGHPFLRSGTQHYSEDWEIRRAVQMISLVDSPVMRATEVTDTALSSVQGLFKGTDKYFIKDSGELKKGCKKEMVALIKEVANVLNAAVVDLNSIREELQDATGGL, encoded by the exons ATGATGCGGGCGGACACG GAGCAAAGTGTGGGGCGAGAGGACTGTGGAGGGAGAGATCCGACCTCTGCCTCTGTTGAAAGACGACCG AGTATTGTGGCGCTGCAAAACATGCTAAAGAAAGTTTCCCAAAGCCCTTTCCAAAATCAGTACAAG ACTCTTGTTTCATCTCCTTCGGACTCCAGTGCCTCATCTGGGAATGACTCTCAAAACAAACAG AATGGGGTCAATGGGGATTCAGCCACAATGAACCCCTTTTATAAGTATTACATG GAATCTGGCACCAAATCTCATGCAGCAATAAATGTGGAGAGGGAAACGTCACAGGACATAAACCATGATACCATCTTGCTTCCTCCACCTGAATTTCAGAGTAGTCCTCTGGACCTTCAGCCCCCAATCAAGACTGTGGAAAATGGAGACAAGCTTTCTGAACCTCAAAAGGACCCATTCCAGACATTGACTCACAGCCTTAATGGAGACCTTTTCCAGACATCATCATTGGATCAGAACACATCTAGGGGATACTTTCATGACGTGACCCTTAACTCACCTGACCTGTTTAAGGCAGCTCCAGCCCAACCACAGAACCTTTCCAACACCTTGCAGTCAAACAACGATCTATTCCAGCCTTCTAAAGGAGAAGAGTGCTTCCATGCTGGACGTTCTAAGGAGGTGAACGTCTTCGATAAATCTCCCAGTATTTATGTGGACCCATTCAGATCTCCTTCAAACAAAGAGGATGATGTGTTCCTGTCCCCACAGCCTACTGTGGCAAACCTGTTTTTGACTGCCACGGCCAGTGAAGATCTGTTTCAAGCTGTCTCAAATAAAGGTGGAGAACTGTCCCACTTCaaggaaaagaaacaagatCTCCCTAGCAATGAGAAGAACCATGTAGCCATGTCTTCTGTGGAAAATCTGGACATATTTTCAACGTCCTCCACAAGTGCTATTGATCCATTTCCAAGCCCATTCAGAGGGGATTTATTCCAAGATCTGTCCAGCTTGGATGACCCGTTTGGTACCACTCCCTCTAAGCAAAATGACCCCTTCCAGGACATATCAAAAGGGGCTTTTGACATCTTTCAACCACTTCCCTCAACTACCAACGGCAACAATATATTTGCAATTACTGCCAAAAATACAGCTTCAAAGACCACCTACTCTACACTTTCACTCACTAGTCCATCAGAAATGAAGATGGATGCACAGCCGTCGCCAGATGTCTTAAAACTGACACCAGCAGAGTCTCGTGCAGCCACTCAAACAGAGTCTTTAAATGGGCTGAATAATATTATTCTGACAAGTCCTGAAGGAACGAAATACGATGTTCTACAGCCAACTCCTTTCACCCGGGCCAGGAATCGAGCCATGTCAACCAAGCACTCACCAACTGAAATGTCTCAT GTGCCGACCATCAGACGTCCACCAAAGCCACTTCCTCGCACTAGACCACCAAGGACAGAAGAGCCAACCACTCTAGAAAAGCCTCTCATGCTAGAAAAGCCACCCACTCCAGAAAAGCCACCCCCTCCAGAAAAGCCACCAAAACCAGAAAAGCCACCCGCACTCGACAAACCT ATTGAACCTGAAGCAACTGCACCAAAACGTTCTCCTAAACAAATCTTCAGACGACTCCCAAAACCAGTTCTTAGCCTTAAACCAAAAACCCAG GAAAGTAAATTAGTGGAGCCTGACGACTATGTTGTCTTTGAGGACATCCTGCTTCTTGGACAG GAAAGGTGTGTGGAAGACTGGCCTGAGGACAGTCCTGAGCTTAACCCTGGCTTTAAACCA CCTGGAAAATTTAAACTGCGACGAGAGTCACTGATT GTGAAGAGCGATTATGATGGAGGAAGTGGTGAGGATCAGGACGGCTCTAGAAGCCAGAGCAAG aaaaaggacaaaaaattTAGGATGTCCCTGAGCTCCAGAAAAAGCCCAAAG GATAATACTACAAATGAGAAGAAAAGCAGGACACTATCCTTATCCCATAAATCATCAAAG gAATACTTTTCAGAGCCACACGTGTCAGCAGAAGATGATGGAGAGCAGGAAGGACTGGATTACAAA AAGAAACGTCAGTCAACCAAAGTCGGGTCACTGCTCAGAAGATCATCCTCCCCTTTCTCAACATCGGAGGGAAAGTACGCGAATGGACATTTACCTCAAGAATCAAAG AGCACGATGTTGGACAACAccagtggagaggaggaggaaggggaagtCACACATAAAGAG aagagaaaaaagaagatgaaaatcAAGTTTGTGCCACAGAGAGGATTTGCCATCACCGTACAGAAG CCTGGTGATGAGCTGAAGGGAGCACATGGATACACACCTCGCAAAAGCTCAAAG GAGGACATGTGGGATGACAACAGTCGAAAAAAGAACAGCTTTTCAGCAGAGGAGTTGGACGACGAACTAAACCCAATGGATGACTGCAAACCG aAAACTCCCAAACACAGAAGTCCTTTCCCCATTCTAGGCAAATCTAAGAAGAGCTACGACATAACTGGAGAGAGTGAACAGATAAGATTCAGCCACCATGTCCCTCAGCAAGCATGCAAA GATGACTTTGATGAGGATGAAGTTACGGGTAAAGATTTCTTGGGTCCTGGAGAACTGAATGACAGCGAACAAGATGAACTGGAAGATTGCAAACCG AAGAAGTCACTAAAGGTCAAAGgcttcaagaaaaacaaagctaag AACAAAGCCATGTATCTAGATTATGAAGACCCACCAGGAGCTGCGTCAATTGACTACCTGTCGGAGGCTGCTAAG GCAGAGTGGCTGGCTGCTCAGAGGGATCAATCTGCAGCTGGTTTAGACGACGACGATGAGGATGGG GACACTGACAGCTTGATGGAGTGGTGGTACACCGTGGAAC aaTGGGACGAGTTGCCGTCAGATGAAGAGGACAAAATCATGAAAGAAGATGAATGCAA GTCCTTCACCATCTTGGCCGACAAGGTTCAGCGTGGCCTGCGTCTGTTCAACAAAGTCTTCACCGAGCGAGCTGAGGTGCTCTGGCAGTCCATAATCACACTCAACACCATGGCTGACGACATCAGCGATTTCCACCACAAGGCCAGAATTGCTGGCATCACCGGTGGCACCACCACAGCTGTAGGCGGTGTGACGGCCATTGCGGGTTTAGCTTTGGCACCCTTCACCTTCGGGGCCTCTCTGGTAGTCACAGCTGTTGGTGTGGGTGTGGCAGCAGCTGGCGGAATCACTTCAGCCTCAGCGGCCATCTCTGACAATGTTAACAACATGCACGACCGGAAGAGG GTGGAGACAGTACTACAGGAGTATGAGGATCACCTGCTGGCCATTGGGAAGATCCTCCACTTTGTCAATCAGGGCTTGTACAAACTCCGCGGCCATCCCTTCCTGAGGTCTGGTACCCAACACTACTCGGAGGACTGGGAGATCCGCAGGGCCGTCCAGATGATCAGTTTGGTCGACTCGCCCGTGATGCGAGCGACTGAGGTAACGGACACAGCTCTGTCCTCGGTGCAAGGACTCTTCAAAGGCACTGACAAGTACTTCATCAAGGACTCTGGGGAGCTAAAGAAAGGCTGTAAGAAAGAGATGGTGGCTCTGATAAAAGAGGTGGCAAATGTGCTCAATGCGGCAGTAGTAGATCTCAACTCCATCAGAGAAGAGCTACAGGACGCTACTGGAGGACTATGA